ATCGGCAGCGCCTTTCCCTGTCGCAATAACCAATGCTCCAGTGCCGCCCGATAAGGACACCCCTGCGGCCACATGAACACGGTTTTGTCCTGCAGATCATTGATGTCGCGCACCGGCCCGAAAGACGTTGAAGCGATCAGCAGCAATTCTTCACGATACATCGGCGTGCGTTTGAGCTGCGAGCGCTCGACGTCCACCGCCACTATCGCGCCGTCGAGGCGATGGCTGACGGTATCATCGAGCAACTGGCCCCAGGTGCCGGTGGTGAGCTCCAGCGCCACTTGCGGATAACGCTGGTGAAACTTAGCCAGCAGCCGCGGTAACCGCCCGGTGGCTGAGGATTCGATGGCGCCGATGCGCAGTGGCCCGGAGGGTTCTGCGCTGGGATCGACCGCGCGTTTGGCCTGCGCCGTCAGCGCGAGAATCTTCTCGGCGTAGGCGAGAAACGTCAGCCCCGCCGGACTGATCCGCAACCCACGGCCCTCGCGCAGAAACAGCGCCACGCCCAATTCGGCCTCCAGCGCCTTGATTCGTGCGGTGATATTCGACGGCACGCAGAACAATTTTTCCGCGGCCCGGGCAATGCTGCCGACTTCGGCCACGGTCTTGAACATACGGATTTGTGCCAGCTCCATACCCATCACTCTGAGTGAACATTCGAAGCAGTATAAGTCAGTTGTGGCGAATGATTGGCCGCCCGGATACTCGGCGCATCGACCCCACTGGTGCGCTGATCATGCAATCCCCTTCTCCCGTGAAAATTGTTCTGGCGATGGCATTTGTCGTCGGCTGCTGGGCGTATTCGCCAACCGGCATTCACATTGCCCTGCAAGTCTACGATCCCGGACATCTGGCGTTGCTGCGGTTTCTCCT
The sequence above is drawn from the Pseudomonas sp. FP2196 genome and encodes:
- a CDS encoding LysR family transcriptional regulator translates to MELAQIRMFKTVAEVGSIARAAEKLFCVPSNITARIKALEAELGVALFLREGRGLRISPAGLTFLAYAEKILALTAQAKRAVDPSAEPSGPLRIGAIESSATGRLPRLLAKFHQRYPQVALELTTGTWGQLLDDTVSHRLDGAIVAVDVERSQLKRTPMYREELLLIASTSFGPVRDINDLQDKTVFMWPQGCPYRAALEHWLLRQGKALPIVSLASYGAIVGCVSAGAGVALVPKGVFEQYAKGAGCVGVEFPELTAIDNLFYWHENAGVHPAREAFVAMLREEFT